A genome region from Gemmatimonadaceae bacterium includes the following:
- the tilS gene encoding tRNA lysidine(34) synthetase TilS — MASFERPVVLAVSGGADSMVMAAEVFESQPSMVAAIATFDHGTGRAARDAVALVAAWAGPRDIPVRTGAAAHALPRREAAWRAARWEFLAAVSAEFGAPVATAHSEDDQVETVFIRLLRHAGVRGLAGLLAPGPVRRPLLHWPRAVVRDRALTLGVPFRDDPSNLDRRHLRNRVRLDLLPALERAEPGFRAWLLSVGTRAATWRLDVARLVDRHWQPRVEDGGLRVSVPRDPRRLPDRDEAALCWPEVAGRIGVALDRRGTARLASFTTHRVTGQGMPLAGGVRVTSRRDEWSMERAGAVPAAVSPSDRRAPRGA, encoded by the coding sequence GTGGCATCGTTCGAACGGCCGGTGGTGCTGGCCGTGTCGGGTGGCGCGGACTCGATGGTGATGGCGGCCGAGGTATTCGAGTCCCAGCCGTCGATGGTGGCCGCGATCGCGACCTTCGATCACGGGACGGGGCGGGCCGCCCGCGACGCGGTGGCGCTGGTGGCCGCCTGGGCCGGGCCCCGTGACATCCCGGTCCGCACGGGGGCCGCGGCGCACGCCCTCCCGCGCCGCGAAGCCGCCTGGCGCGCGGCCCGCTGGGAGTTCCTGGCTGCGGTCTCGGCCGAGTTCGGGGCGCCGGTGGCTACGGCGCACTCTGAGGATGACCAGGTGGAAACGGTGTTCATCCGGTTGCTTCGGCACGCCGGCGTCCGCGGCCTGGCCGGACTGCTGGCCCCGGGGCCGGTGCGTCGCCCACTGCTTCACTGGCCGCGCGCGGTGGTTCGCGACCGGGCGCTGACCCTCGGCGTGCCGTTCCGCGACGACCCCTCCAACCTGGATCGCCGCCACCTGCGGAACCGCGTCCGCCTCGACCTCCTGCCGGCACTGGAGCGCGCCGAGCCGGGGTTCCGGGCGTGGCTGCTGTCAGTGGGGACACGGGCGGCCACCTGGCGGCTGGATGTGGCCCGACTCGTGGACCGGCACTGGCAGCCGCGCGTGGAGGACGGCGGTCTTCGCGTCAGCGTGCCGCGCGACCCGCGGCGCCTCCCCGATCGGGACGAGGCCGCACTCTGCTGGCCCGAGGTGGCCGGCCGCATCGGCGTCGCGCTCGACCGTCGAGGAACAGCCCGTCTCGCATCGTTTACTACTCACCGGGTGACGGGGCAGGGCATGCCGCTGGCAGGCGGCGTCCGCGTGACCAGCCGGCGGGACGAGTGGTCCATGGAGCGGGCTGGAGCAGTTCCTGCGGCGGTCTCCCCGTCCGATCGGCGGGCACCACGCGGAGCGTGA
- a CDS encoding P-II family nitrogen regulator, translating to MKLITAIIRPECLADVKAALFRAGVTGVTFSRVSGHGGEREVVQQYRAETVVLEFHEKVKVEMAVSEHYVEPTIAAILSSARTGNVGDGKIFVQHLDRVVRIRTGEEDTAALTPVTADAVQRLAQRQVAS from the coding sequence ATGAAGCTGATCACTGCGATCATCCGACCCGAGTGCCTTGCCGACGTGAAGGCCGCACTCTTCAGAGCCGGTGTCACCGGTGTCACCTTCTCCCGCGTCTCCGGCCATGGTGGCGAGCGCGAGGTGGTGCAGCAGTATCGCGCCGAGACGGTCGTCCTCGAGTTCCACGAGAAAGTGAAGGTCGAGATGGCGGTCTCCGAGCACTACGTCGAGCCGACCATCGCAGCCATCCTCTCGTCGGCCCGCACCGGCAACGTCGGTGACGGCAAGATCTTCGTGCAGCACCTCGACCGTGTCGTGCGCATCCGCACCGGCGAGGAGGACACCGCCGCCCTCACCCCCGTCACCGCCGACGCCGTGCAGCGACTTGCGCAGCGGCAGGTGGCGTCATGA
- a CDS encoding S8 family peptidase: MSRFPLSSGVLAVTALIFAGCTDGPTATSASSAPAERPTSYIVLLRDTTGDASAAIGRIVRGLPSLRTSATISAPGVSARVVEVEPAVEVLTSLHAAVLSGTTADARALRADPAVALVEPVREMHSSVTGLVTTSSWALDRIDQVALPLNGRVTRFGTDGAGVRIAIFDTGIRWTHSDLRGRVVGGYDAFAARAKTSGDVQGHGTYVASLAAGTTFGTAPLAQLLDVQVLNAQGSGTNVELARGVDWVIAEKRRVAGPMVANMSLGFRGGSTVVDALVDRLRAAGIVVAVAAGNEGADACGTSPARAPGAITVGATANGAVDIRAAFSNGGRCVDLSAPGERILGAGSSSDAAGVIGSGTSMSTPFVAGAAAAYLGVNKAATPDAVAAWLIAESTSGGIQGLMAGTPNRLLTLRRLPVAGTTPAPAPIPAPAPATPAPAATMSLTSSCVARTCTITAGVPAGVTAADAPTLVYAWKLGNVATMAGTNLRRQVITFGSAASIVVTVTARKGSLAVGTTSVTVSVK, translated from the coding sequence GTGTCCCGTTTTCCCCTGTCGTCCGGCGTCCTCGCCGTCACCGCACTCATCTTCGCCGGCTGCACTGACGGCCCGACGGCCACCTCCGCCTCGTCGGCACCGGCCGAGCGGCCGACGTCGTACATCGTGTTGCTGCGCGACACCACCGGCGATGCGTCGGCCGCCATCGGCCGCATCGTGCGCGGGCTGCCGTCGCTGCGCACGAGCGCCACCATTTCCGCACCGGGTGTGAGCGCCAGGGTGGTGGAGGTGGAGCCGGCGGTGGAAGTGCTCACGTCACTCCACGCCGCGGTGCTGAGCGGCACCACGGCTGACGCACGGGCGCTGCGCGCCGACCCGGCCGTCGCGCTCGTGGAGCCCGTGCGTGAGATGCATTCGAGCGTGACCGGCCTTGTCACGACGTCGTCGTGGGCCCTCGATCGCATCGACCAGGTGGCGCTGCCGCTGAATGGCAGGGTCACGCGCTTCGGCACCGATGGCGCCGGCGTGCGCATCGCCATCTTCGACACCGGCATCCGTTGGACGCACTCCGACCTGCGCGGGCGCGTGGTCGGCGGCTACGATGCCTTCGCCGCCAGGGCCAAGACCAGCGGGGATGTGCAGGGGCACGGCACGTACGTGGCGTCGCTGGCCGCGGGCACCACCTTCGGTACGGCACCGCTGGCGCAGCTGCTCGACGTGCAGGTGCTCAACGCGCAGGGGTCGGGCACGAACGTGGAGCTCGCACGCGGCGTCGACTGGGTGATCGCGGAGAAGCGGCGCGTGGCCGGGCCGATGGTGGCGAACATGAGCCTTGGCTTCCGTGGCGGCAGCACGGTGGTCGATGCCCTCGTGGATCGCCTGCGTGCCGCCGGCATCGTGGTGGCGGTGGCCGCCGGCAACGAGGGCGCGGACGCCTGTGGCACCTCCCCGGCCCGCGCGCCGGGCGCGATCACCGTCGGCGCCACGGCGAACGGCGCCGTCGACATCCGCGCCGCCTTCTCGAATGGCGGCAGGTGCGTGGACCTCAGCGCGCCGGGTGAGCGGATCCTCGGTGCCGGCTCGTCGTCCGACGCTGCCGGCGTGATCGGCTCCGGGACCTCGATGTCCACGCCCTTCGTCGCTGGCGCGGCGGCGGCGTACCTCGGCGTGAACAAGGCCGCCACGCCGGATGCGGTGGCAGCCTGGCTGATCGCGGAGAGTACGAGCGGTGGGATACAGGGATTGATGGCGGGCACGCCGAACCGACTGCTCACGCTGCGTCGCCTGCCCGTCGCCGGCACGACGCCGGCCCCCGCACCGATCCCAGCCCCGGCGCCGGCCACTCCGGCACCCGCTGCCACGATGTCGCTCACTTCGAGCTGCGTGGCGCGGACCTGCACGATCACTGCGGGCGTGCCGGCCGGTGTCACCGCCGCCGACGCGCCGACGCTGGTCTACGCGTGGAAGCTCGGCAATGTCGCCACGATGGCCGGCACCAACCTGCGACGCCAGGTGATCACGTTCGGCTCGGCGGCCAGCATCGTGGTCACCGTGACGGCACGGAAAGGCAGCCTCGCCGTCGGAACCACCTCGGTGACCGTCTCGGTCAAGTGA
- a CDS encoding ammonium transporter codes for MTPVSTLVAGDTAWVLVSTAMVLMMVPGLACFYGGLTRNRAVLNTMLMSFGALAVMSVFWVVAGYSLAFSPGSSWLGGFAWIGLAGVGGDPNPTYTAAVPHVLYAAYQMMFAGITVALISGAVVERMRFPAFLLFALLWGALVYVPLAHWVWADGGWLRSLGALDFAGGTVVHISAGVAALILARMLGRRHDSGRTAILPHNVPLTLLGAGVLWFGWFGFNAGSALAANGIAANAAITTHTAAAAGLLAWVAVEWVRTRHATAVGAATGAVAGLVAITPAAGFVSPLSAVAIGCLGSAGAYVAIQLRARTRIDDALDVFACHGVAGIVGALATGVFATKGINKDGADGLLVGNAHLLGVQVIAVLATIAFVSVMTPTVVMLVNAVTRIRLTLADELAGVDTTEHREEGYHGGGLAEFAGQAITLGQRVVLPAHEVYGQPVTNGD; via the coding sequence ATGACGCCAGTGTCGACACTGGTGGCTGGCGACACGGCGTGGGTGCTCGTCTCGACCGCGATGGTGCTGATGATGGTGCCGGGGCTCGCCTGCTTCTACGGTGGCCTCACGCGCAACCGCGCTGTGCTGAACACGATGCTCATGAGCTTCGGTGCGCTGGCGGTGATGTCGGTGTTCTGGGTGGTGGCGGGCTACTCGCTGGCGTTCTCGCCCGGCTCGTCCTGGCTCGGTGGATTCGCCTGGATCGGCCTCGCCGGCGTCGGTGGCGACCCGAACCCCACCTACACCGCCGCCGTGCCGCACGTGCTCTACGCCGCCTACCAGATGATGTTCGCCGGCATCACCGTCGCGCTCATCAGCGGCGCGGTCGTGGAGCGGATGCGCTTCCCGGCATTCCTGCTCTTCGCACTGCTGTGGGGCGCGCTCGTCTACGTGCCGCTGGCGCACTGGGTGTGGGCCGATGGCGGCTGGCTGCGCTCCCTCGGCGCGCTGGACTTCGCCGGTGGCACCGTCGTGCACATCAGCGCCGGCGTGGCGGCGCTCATCCTCGCGCGCATGCTCGGCCGGCGCCACGATTCGGGACGCACCGCGATCCTGCCGCACAACGTCCCGCTCACGCTGCTCGGCGCGGGTGTGCTCTGGTTCGGCTGGTTCGGTTTCAACGCCGGCTCGGCCCTCGCCGCCAACGGCATCGCGGCGAACGCCGCCATCACCACGCACACCGCCGCTGCGGCCGGCCTGCTGGCGTGGGTGGCGGTGGAATGGGTCCGCACTCGCCACGCGACGGCGGTTGGCGCCGCCACCGGCGCCGTCGCAGGGCTCGTCGCGATCACGCCGGCCGCCGGATTCGTCTCGCCGCTGAGTGCCGTCGCCATCGGCTGCCTCGGCTCGGCCGGCGCCTACGTCGCGATCCAGCTCCGCGCGCGCACCAGGATCGACGACGCCCTCGACGTCTTCGCCTGCCACGGTGTGGCCGGCATCGTCGGGGCACTCGCCACCGGCGTCTTCGCGACGAAGGGCATCAACAAGGACGGCGCCGATGGCCTGCTGGTCGGCAACGCCCACCTGCTCGGCGTGCAGGTGATCGCCGTCCTGGCGACGATCGCGTTCGTCTCCGTGATGACGCCCACTGTGGTCATGCTCGTCAATGCCGTCACCCGCATCCGGCTCACCCTCGCCGACGAGCTGGCGGGCGTGGACACGACCGAACACCGCGAGGAAGGCTACCATGGCGGCGGGCTGGCCGAGTTCGCCGGGCAGGCGATCACGCTCGGGCAGCGTGTGGTGCTGCCCGCACACGAGGTCTACGGGCAGCCGGTGACCAACGGCGACTGA
- the ftsH gene encoding ATP-dependent zinc metalloprotease FtsH, with amino-acid sequence MPNNPSPNKGGGFNWGKFSKTLAFWVLIILIPVTFVTITSRGGADTPVLSWTLYDRELTKGNLKKVVVVDGREVQVETKVPINVEGKEISRFSAALVSEISDDDKKALRNAGVDVSAKQARTSIASVLINILPYVLLFGFWLFLFRQMQAGGAKAFSFGKSKAKLLTGDTPKVTFADVAGADEAKVELQEIIEFLKDPQKFTKLGGRLPKGALLVGPPGTGKTLLARAVAGEAGRPFFSMSGSDFVEMFVGVGASRVRDLFEQGKASAPCIIFIDEIDAVGRHRGSGMGGGHDEREQTLNQLLVEMDGFESNEGVILIAATNRPDVLDPALLRPGRFDRQIVVDAPDLRGREGILRVHIRNKPIADDVDVTSLAKGTPGMAGADLANLVNEGALLAARRGHDKIYMTDLEEAKDKVQLGAERKSLVMRDEERRLTAYHEAGHAVCAIKIKGNDPLHKVTIVPRGRALGVAFTLPEDDRVSVTREQIEARLVMAYGGRTAEELIFGRDHVTTGASSDIQQATGIARRYVSQWGLSDAVGPILVGDNEQEMFLGRELTSRREVSEKTAQLVDAEVSRVIKEAYNRAKAALEENIDLLHSLAKNLLERETLTREDIGLLVQGQILPPRIDPPSSLTPPVVTPPVVAQVPEPKRIAPPLLGGPGIQPA; translated from the coding sequence ATGCCGAACAACCCGAGCCCGAACAAGGGCGGCGGATTCAACTGGGGCAAGTTCTCGAAGACGCTTGCCTTCTGGGTCCTCATCATCCTCATCCCGGTGACCTTCGTGACGATCACGTCACGGGGCGGGGCCGACACGCCGGTGCTGAGCTGGACGCTCTACGACCGCGAGCTCACCAAGGGCAACCTGAAGAAGGTGGTCGTGGTGGACGGGCGCGAGGTGCAGGTCGAGACCAAGGTCCCGATCAACGTCGAGGGCAAGGAGATCTCCCGTTTCTCCGCCGCCCTCGTCAGCGAGATCTCCGATGACGACAAGAAGGCGCTGCGCAACGCCGGCGTCGACGTCAGCGCCAAGCAGGCGCGCACGTCGATCGCCTCGGTGCTGATCAACATCCTCCCGTACGTGCTGCTGTTCGGCTTCTGGCTGTTCCTCTTCCGCCAGATGCAGGCCGGCGGCGCCAAGGCCTTCTCGTTCGGCAAGTCGAAGGCGAAGCTCCTCACCGGCGACACCCCCAAGGTGACGTTCGCCGATGTCGCTGGCGCCGACGAGGCCAAGGTCGAGCTGCAGGAGATCATCGAGTTCCTGAAGGACCCGCAGAAGTTCACCAAGCTCGGTGGCCGCCTGCCGAAGGGCGCCCTGCTGGTGGGTCCCCCGGGCACCGGCAAGACGCTGCTCGCACGTGCCGTGGCCGGTGAGGCCGGCCGGCCGTTCTTCAGCATGTCGGGCTCGGACTTCGTCGAGATGTTCGTCGGCGTCGGTGCCAGCCGCGTGCGCGACCTGTTCGAGCAGGGCAAGGCCAGCGCACCCTGCATCATCTTCATCGACGAGATCGATGCCGTGGGCCGTCACCGCGGCTCGGGCATGGGCGGTGGCCACGACGAGCGCGAGCAGACGCTCAACCAGCTCCTGGTCGAGATGGACGGCTTCGAGTCCAACGAAGGCGTGATCCTGATCGCGGCGACCAACCGTCCCGACGTGCTCGATCCCGCACTGCTGCGCCCGGGCCGCTTCGACCGCCAGATCGTGGTCGACGCGCCGGACCTGCGCGGCCGCGAGGGCATCCTGCGCGTGCACATCCGCAACAAGCCGATCGCCGATGACGTCGACGTGACGTCGCTGGCGAAGGGCACGCCGGGCATGGCGGGTGCGGACCTGGCGAACCTCGTGAACGAGGGCGCGCTGCTGGCCGCGCGCCGCGGGCACGACAAGATCTACATGACCGACCTCGAGGAGGCGAAGGACAAGGTGCAGCTCGGCGCCGAGCGCAAGTCGCTCGTGATGCGCGACGAGGAGCGCCGCCTGACCGCGTACCACGAGGCCGGACACGCCGTCTGCGCGATCAAGATCAAGGGCAACGATCCGTTGCATAAGGTCACGATCGTGCCGCGCGGCCGCGCACTCGGTGTCGCGTTCACGCTGCCGGAAGACGATCGCGTGAGTGTGACCCGTGAGCAGATCGAGGCACGCCTCGTGATGGCGTACGGCGGACGCACGGCCGAGGAGTTGATCTTCGGTCGGGACCACGTGACCACCGGTGCCAGCAGCGACATCCAGCAGGCCACCGGCATCGCGCGGCGCTACGTGTCGCAGTGGGGGCTCTCGGATGCCGTCGGGCCGATCCTCGTCGGCGACAACGAACAGGAAATGTTCCTCGGCCGTGAGCTGACGAGCCGCCGCGAGGTGAGCGAGAAGACCGCCCAGCTCGTGGATGCGGAAGTCAGCCGCGTGATCAAGGAGGCGTACAACCGCGCCAAGGCCGCACTCGAGGAGAACATCGACCTGCTGCATTCGCTGGCGAAGAACCTGCTCGAGCGTGAGACGCTGACCCGTGAGGACATCGGGCTGCTGGTGCAGGGTCAGATCCTCCCGCCCCGCATCGACCCGCCCTCGAGCCTCACCCCGCCGGTGGTCACGCCCCCGGTCGTGGCGCAGGTGCCCGAGCCCAAGCGGATCGCGCCGCCACTGCTCGGCGGGCCCGGCATCCAGCCGGCATGA
- a CDS encoding DUF2853 family protein: MSEYVEDVKKFASDVDEAAVASIVKYCGIALRNKDSSLVSTSDPAELERVKVGYAAKKLGLSAEDAEAGIQRVASRMKTERNKSRVTFYYLLAEETKTMDKLG, translated from the coding sequence GTGAGCGAGTATGTCGAGGACGTGAAGAAGTTTGCGTCGGACGTCGATGAGGCCGCGGTCGCGTCCATCGTGAAGTACTGTGGCATTGCCCTCCGCAACAAGGATTCTTCGCTCGTCTCCACCAGTGATCCGGCAGAGCTCGAGCGCGTCAAGGTCGGCTATGCCGCCAAGAAGCTCGGGCTCTCTGCGGAGGACGCCGAGGCCGGCATCCAGCGCGTGGCGTCACGCATGAAGACCGAGCGCAACAAGAGCCGCGTCACGTTCTACTACCTGCTGGCGGAAGAAACGAAGACGATGGACAAGCTCGGCTGA
- a CDS encoding DUF2269 family protein, producing the protein MILSDSALRAIRVVHVLAAILFAGNVIVTGVWAAIMFRERERIDFRLPARAIVITDWVFTLGGAILLVGTGVTLALGRGYPMWGTRWIREAIIGLSLSTTVWLLVLVPAQRKMLRFGPGQDAELRRTYGRWNATGWLAAVPLLWSLWCMVYKPA; encoded by the coding sequence ATGATCCTGTCCGACAGTGCGCTTCGTGCGATCCGCGTGGTGCATGTCCTCGCGGCGATCCTCTTCGCCGGCAACGTGATCGTCACCGGCGTCTGGGCGGCGATCATGTTCCGCGAGCGCGAACGTATCGACTTCCGGCTGCCGGCCCGGGCGATCGTCATCACGGACTGGGTGTTCACGCTCGGTGGAGCGATCCTGCTGGTCGGCACCGGTGTGACCCTCGCGCTCGGCCGCGGCTATCCGATGTGGGGCACGCGCTGGATCCGCGAGGCGATCATCGGTCTCTCGCTCTCCACCACCGTCTGGCTGCTGGTGCTGGTGCCGGCACAGCGGAAGATGCTGCGCTTCGGGCCGGGCCAGGATGCGGAGTTGCGGCGCACCTACGGGCGATGGAATGCCACCGGCTGGCTGGCGGCGGTGCCGCTCCTCTGGTCGCTCTGGTGCATGGTCTACAAGCCGGCCTGA
- a CDS encoding YbjN domain-containing protein, whose product MRSLRWFAVAAVALVLAGPVSAQQMRERITAEQLTGLLRDKGLSGQVNERGNVVVENNGSKIVFFISGQTMQAYFGLRGTSANVNTINEWNKSKRFGRAYIDTDGDPCVELDFDLEGGVSDESVKVWFDTVTAIVRSFRAHVSK is encoded by the coding sequence ATGCGCTCGCTCCGGTGGTTCGCAGTCGCCGCCGTGGCACTCGTGCTCGCAGGCCCCGTTTCCGCCCAGCAGATGCGCGAGCGCATCACCGCCGAGCAGCTCACCGGCCTGCTGCGTGACAAGGGGCTGTCGGGGCAGGTGAACGAACGTGGCAACGTCGTCGTCGAGAACAACGGCAGCAAGATCGTGTTCTTCATCTCCGGCCAGACCATGCAGGCCTACTTCGGGCTGCGCGGCACCTCGGCGAACGTGAACACCATCAACGAGTGGAACAAGAGCAAGCGCTTCGGCCGCGCCTACATCGACACCGATGGCGATCCGTGCGTGGAGCTCGACTTCGACCTCGAGGGCGGCGTGAGCGACGAGTCGGTCAAGGTCTGGTTCGACACCGTCACGGCCATCGTGCGCTCCTTCCGCGCGCACGTCTCGAAGTAG
- a CDS encoding M20/M25/M40 family metallo-hydrolase, which produces MPLPRHSCAAILLAAALPIAHAAAQASYPTAWDAAVLRRPDVRAALAHVEQGMPKHVEEWIRIAEMPGKSRYEAQRAAYVRAAMEAEGLRVSTDSIGNVTGVRAGSGGGPTVVFAAHLDIVHPLETNLTVRVAGDTLHGPGVFDNSASVANMLATIRALNAARVRTRGNLVFVATVQEELGLRGMNYWFDHNPKPDLLISMDGGLGPINYGALGIYWTKYVFTSPGSHTVTSRGKPTPVKALADAIQRIYALQFPALPEGAVVNIGQVHGGVIFNGVPQELYFTVDLRSVDPILLDSLDRTIGRIAQEAATRERVGLRVEVDQKNQAGGTTAQLEPARRHPLVQTAIDIQKQLGIDGLPGAPEAIATGSTDGNVGVVRGVPSIAIGRSRGGNQHTLTEWADAPSSLPATKLVLLLAVTFGDGIRAAPSQPIP; this is translated from the coding sequence ATGCCCCTGCCACGTCACTCGTGCGCTGCGATCCTCCTGGCGGCCGCGCTGCCCATTGCCCATGCCGCAGCCCAGGCCTCCTACCCGACAGCCTGGGACGCGGCGGTGCTGCGCCGCCCCGACGTGCGCGCCGCGCTCGCCCATGTCGAGCAGGGCATGCCGAAGCACGTCGAGGAGTGGATCCGCATCGCGGAGATGCCCGGCAAGTCACGTTATGAGGCACAGCGCGCCGCCTACGTGCGCGCCGCGATGGAAGCCGAAGGGCTGCGCGTGAGCACCGATTCCATCGGCAACGTCACCGGCGTGCGTGCCGGCAGCGGTGGCGGGCCGACCGTGGTGTTCGCCGCCCACCTCGACATCGTCCACCCGCTCGAGACGAACCTCACGGTGCGCGTGGCGGGCGACACGCTGCACGGGCCTGGCGTCTTCGACAACAGCGCCTCGGTGGCCAACATGCTCGCCACCATCCGCGCCCTCAACGCCGCCCGCGTGCGCACCCGCGGCAACCTGGTGTTCGTCGCCACCGTGCAGGAGGAACTCGGCCTGCGGGGCATGAACTACTGGTTCGACCACAACCCGAAGCCCGACCTGCTGATCTCCATGGACGGTGGCCTCGGCCCGATCAACTACGGCGCGCTCGGCATCTACTGGACGAAGTACGTCTTCACGAGCCCCGGCTCGCACACCGTCACCTCCCGCGGCAAGCCCACCCCGGTGAAGGCCCTCGCGGATGCGATCCAGCGCATCTACGCGTTGCAGTTCCCGGCGCTGCCGGAGGGCGCGGTGGTGAACATCGGCCAGGTGCACGGCGGCGTGATCTTCAACGGCGTGCCGCAGGAGCTTTACTTCACCGTCGACCTGCGCTCGGTGGACCCGATCCTGCTCGACTCGCTGGACCGGACCATCGGGCGCATCGCGCAGGAGGCCGCGACGCGTGAGCGGGTGGGGCTGCGCGTGGAGGTCGACCAGAAGAACCAGGCCGGCGGCACCACTGCGCAACTCGAACCGGCACGACGGCACCCACTGGTCCAGACGGCCATCGACATCCAGAAGCAGCTCGGCATCGACGGGCTGCCCGGTGCGCCGGAGGCGATCGCGACCGGGAGCACCGACGGCAACGTGGGCGTGGTGCGCGGCGTGCCGAGCATCGCGATCGGCCGGTCGCGTGGCGGCAACCAGCACACACTCACCGAGTGGGCGGATGCCCCCAGCAGCCTGCCGGCCACGAAGCTGGTGCTGCTGCTCGCCGTGACCTTCGGCGACGGCATCCGCGCCGCGCCGTCGCAGCCGATCCCGTAG
- the hpt gene encoding hypoxanthine phosphoribosyltransferase, giving the protein MVYDEATLAEKCRELGAQITEAYPDGDLLVLGLLKGSFIFVSDLVRQVHRPLAVDFLVASSYGDATVSSGVVRLLYDPETKLEGRHILLVEDIVDSGRTLGRLVELLSERKPASLEICALLHKHIATELSHPVRFVGFDAPNEFLVGYGLDHAERFRHVPYIASLL; this is encoded by the coding sequence ATCGTGTACGACGAGGCCACCCTGGCGGAGAAGTGCCGGGAGCTCGGGGCGCAGATCACCGAGGCGTATCCGGACGGCGATCTCCTTGTGCTTGGCCTCCTGAAGGGCAGCTTCATCTTCGTGAGTGACCTGGTGCGGCAGGTGCACCGGCCGCTCGCGGTCGACTTCCTCGTCGCGTCGAGCTATGGCGATGCCACGGTCTCGAGCGGCGTCGTGCGCCTGCTGTACGACCCGGAGACGAAGCTCGAGGGCAGGCACATCCTGCTGGTGGAGGACATCGTGGACTCGGGGCGCACGCTGGGGCGCCTCGTCGAACTGCTGAGTGAGCGGAAACCGGCGTCGCTCGAGATCTGTGCGCTGCTGCACAAGCATATCGCGACCGAGTTGTCGCACCCGGTGCGGTTCGTTGGTTTTGATGCGCCGAACGAGTTCCTGGTCGGGTACGGCCTGGACCACGCCGAGCGCTTCCGTCACGTTCCCTACATTGCGAGCCTGTTGTAG
- the folP gene encoding dihydropteroate synthase, producing the protein MPRREDGASTRTPPAAPAARWRLRDTVLDLSTPQIMAICNVTPDSFSDGGERYSVALAVEYAASALRDGATIIDIGGESTRPGARAVPLATELDRVLPVLEAVREHCPALLVSVDTTKAAVARAALAAGAHIINDVSAGRLDPQLFPLAAETGAGLVLMHSRGAVSEMATYVHAAYGHDPVPAVLSELGAQVALARAAGVTSDAIVLDPGLGFAKTPEHSLALLRGLARLGAVGYPLLVGASRKRFIGLATGVAEARRRVIGSVVAHVLAVQAGARIVRTHDVAATREALAMLTAVQGRHCDDDGMPASA; encoded by the coding sequence ATGCCGCGGCGCGAAGACGGCGCCAGCACCCGGACGCCACCGGCCGCACCTGCGGCGCGGTGGCGTTTGCGTGACACGGTCCTCGACCTCTCCACGCCGCAGATCATGGCGATCTGCAACGTCACGCCGGACTCCTTCAGCGACGGTGGCGAGCGCTACTCGGTCGCGCTGGCCGTGGAGTACGCGGCGAGCGCGCTCCGCGATGGCGCCACCATCATCGACATCGGTGGTGAGTCCACCCGGCCGGGCGCGCGCGCGGTTCCGCTCGCGACGGAGCTGGACCGCGTGCTCCCCGTGCTCGAGGCAGTGCGCGAGCACTGCCCCGCGCTCCTCGTGTCGGTGGACACCACCAAGGCCGCTGTGGCACGCGCCGCGCTCGCGGCCGGCGCGCACATCATCAACGACGTGTCGGCCGGCCGGCTCGATCCGCAGCTCTTCCCGCTCGCGGCCGAGACCGGGGCCGGGCTGGTGCTGATGCACTCACGCGGCGCGGTGAGCGAGATGGCGACATACGTGCACGCCGCCTACGGGCACGACCCGGTGCCCGCCGTGCTCTCGGAACTCGGCGCGCAGGTCGCGCTGGCGCGCGCGGCAGGCGTGACGTCGGACGCGATCGTGCTCGACCCCGGCCTCGGCTTCGCCAAGACCCCCGAGCACTCCCTGGCGCTACTGCGCGGGCTGGCCCGGCTCGGTGCCGTCGGGTACCCGCTGCTCGTCGGTGCCTCACGGAAGCGCTTCATCGGCCTCGCCACCGGGGTGGCCGAGGCACGCCGCCGTGTGATCGGCAGCGTGGTGGCCCACGTGCTGGCGGTGCAGGCCGGTGCCCGCATCGTGCGCACCCACGACGTGGCGGCCACCCGGGAGGCCCTCGCCATGCTCACCGCCGTGCAGGGCCGGCACTGCGACGACGACGGGATGCCGGCCAGCGCCTGA